In a single window of the Streptomyces sp. HUAS ZL42 genome:
- a CDS encoding helix-turn-helix transcriptional regulator codes for MSRRSGILEFAVLGLLRESPMHGYELRKRLNTSLGVFRAFSYGTLYPCLKTLVANGWLIEEPGQEPEDALAAPLTGRRAKIVYRLTAEGKEHFEELLSQTGPDAYEDEHFAARFAFFGQTSRDVRMRVLEGRRSRLEERLEKMRASLARTRERLDDYTLELQRHGMESVEREVRWLNELIESERAGRDLKGSASGGSAQQDTTSGAPGGLPRSGDTPRPDTPDDTAT; via the coding sequence ATGAGCCGTCGTTCCGGGATCCTTGAGTTCGCCGTCCTCGGCCTGCTCCGCGAATCCCCGATGCACGGCTATGAGCTGCGCAAACGACTCAATACGTCACTGGGTGTGTTCCGTGCGTTCAGCTACGGGACGCTCTACCCGTGCCTCAAGACGCTGGTCGCCAACGGCTGGTTGATCGAAGAGCCGGGGCAGGAACCCGAGGACGCCCTCGCCGCTCCTCTGACCGGGCGTCGCGCCAAGATCGTCTACCGGTTGACGGCGGAGGGTAAGGAGCACTTCGAGGAGCTGCTCTCACAGACCGGCCCCGATGCGTACGAGGATGAGCACTTCGCCGCCCGCTTCGCCTTCTTCGGGCAGACGTCGCGTGACGTACGCATGCGCGTGCTCGAGGGCCGCCGCAGCCGGCTGGAGGAGCGCCTGGAGAAGATGCGAGCCTCCTTGGCCCGCACCCGGGAGCGCCTCGACGACTACACGCTTGAGCTCCAGCGCCACGGGATGGAGTCCGTGGAGCGCGAAGTGCGCTGGCTGAACGAGCTCATCGAGAGCGAGCGGGCCGGACGGGACCTCAAGGGTTCCGCCTCCGGGGGGTCCGCTCAGCAGGACACCACATCTGGAGCGCCGGGCGGCCTGCCCCGGTCCGGGGACACCCCCCGGCCGGATACGCCCGACGACACCGCCACGTGA
- a CDS encoding inositol-3-phosphate synthase, translating to MGSVRVAIVGVGNCAASLVQGVEYYKDADPASKVPGLMHVQFGDYHVRDVEFVAAFDVDAKKVGLDLADAIGASENNTIKICDVPSTGVTVQRGHTLDGLGKYYRQTIEESAEEPVDVVQVLKDKQVDVLVCYLPVGSEDAAKFYAQCAIDAKVAFVNALPVFIAGTKAWADKFTEAGVPIVGDDIKSQVGATITHRVMAKLFEDRGVILDRTMQLNVGGNMDFKNMLERDRLESKKISKTQAVTSQIPDRDLGEKNVHIGPSDYVAWLDDRKWAYVRLEGRAFGDVPLNLEYKLEVWDSPNSAGVIIDALRAAKIAKDRGIGGPILSASSYFMKSPPVQYFDDEARENVEKFINGEVER from the coding sequence ATGGGTTCGGTTCGCGTAGCCATCGTCGGCGTGGGCAACTGCGCCGCGTCGCTGGTGCAGGGAGTCGAGTACTACAAGGACGCCGACCCGGCGTCCAAGGTCCCCGGCCTGATGCACGTGCAGTTCGGTGACTACCACGTCCGTGACGTCGAGTTCGTCGCCGCCTTCGATGTCGACGCGAAGAAGGTCGGCCTCGACCTCGCGGACGCCATCGGCGCCTCAGAGAACAACACGATCAAGATCTGCGACGTGCCCAGCACGGGCGTGACCGTCCAGCGCGGCCACACCCTCGACGGCCTCGGCAAGTACTACCGCCAGACCATCGAGGAGTCCGCGGAGGAGCCGGTCGACGTCGTCCAGGTCCTCAAGGACAAGCAGGTCGACGTCCTGGTCTGCTATCTGCCCGTGGGCTCCGAGGACGCGGCGAAGTTCTACGCCCAGTGCGCCATCGACGCCAAGGTCGCCTTCGTCAACGCCCTTCCGGTCTTCATCGCAGGCACCAAGGCGTGGGCGGACAAGTTCACCGAGGCCGGCGTGCCGATCGTCGGTGACGACATCAAGTCGCAGGTCGGCGCCACCATCACGCACCGCGTCATGGCGAAGCTGTTCGAGGACCGCGGCGTCATCCTGGACCGCACGATGCAGCTGAACGTCGGCGGCAACATGGACTTCAAGAACATGCTCGAGCGCGACCGCCTGGAGTCCAAGAAGATCTCCAAGACGCAGGCCGTCACCTCCCAGATCCCCGACCGGGACCTCGGCGAGAAGAACGTCCACATCGGCCCCTCCGACTACGTCGCCTGGCTCGACGACCGCAAGTGGGCGTACGTCCGCCTCGAGGGCCGCGCCTTCGGTGACGTCCCGCTGAACCTGGAGTACAAGCTCGAGGTCTGGGACTCCCCGAACTCCGCCGGCGTCATCATCGACGCCCTGCGCGCCGCGAAGATCGCCAAGGACCGCGGCATCGGCGGTCCGATCCTGTCGGCGTCCAGCTACTTCATGAAGTCCCCGCCGGTCCAGTACTTCGACGACGAGGCCCGCGAGAACGTCGAGAAGTTCATCAACGGGGAGGTCGAGCGATAG
- a CDS encoding MFS transporter, whose product MSVVRDLRVLLRFRDFRRLLSVRLLSQGADGVYQVALATYVVFSPEKETSAAAVASAMAVLLLPYSLVGPFSGVLLDRWRRRQVLLYGSLLRALLASGTAVLMISNVPDWLFYASALCVTAVNRFVLSGLSAALPRVVDTERLVIANSLSPTAGTLAAAAGGGLAFVVRLVVADSDAAVVLLGAALYLCAALASLSMSRELLGPERELVQPRLAAALSGTVRDLVAGVRHLAAPARREAAWALVTMTLMRFCYGALLVMLLMLCRYTFSSTTDDGLALLGLALGVSAAGFFAAAVVTPWFAGRLGPGHWIVVCAAAAAVLEPSLGLPFATAPMLVATFVLGLTTQGAKIATDTIVQSSVEDGFRGRIFSVYDVLFNVAFVGAAAVAALMLPPDGRSTPLVVTVAVIYAAVAMTMSRFERR is encoded by the coding sequence ATGTCCGTCGTACGCGATCTGCGGGTCCTCCTGCGCTTCCGGGACTTTCGACGTCTGCTCTCCGTACGACTTCTCTCGCAGGGCGCCGACGGCGTCTACCAGGTCGCGCTCGCCACGTACGTCGTCTTCTCCCCGGAGAAGGAGACCTCGGCCGCCGCGGTCGCCTCCGCGATGGCGGTGCTGCTGCTCCCGTACTCGCTGGTGGGTCCTTTCTCCGGCGTTCTGCTGGACCGCTGGCGCCGCCGTCAGGTCCTCCTGTACGGCAGCCTGCTGCGCGCCCTGCTGGCCTCGGGGACGGCCGTCCTGATGATCAGCAACGTCCCGGACTGGCTGTTCTACGCCTCCGCCTTGTGCGTCACGGCCGTCAACCGCTTCGTCCTGTCCGGTCTTTCCGCCGCCCTGCCGCGCGTGGTCGACACCGAGCGCCTCGTGATCGCCAACTCGCTGTCCCCGACCGCCGGCACACTCGCCGCGGCCGCGGGCGGCGGTCTCGCCTTCGTCGTACGACTGGTGGTGGCGGACTCCGACGCCGCCGTGGTGCTCCTGGGCGCCGCCCTGTACCTCTGCGCGGCACTGGCGTCGCTGAGCATGTCGCGGGAACTGCTGGGGCCCGAACGCGAGTTGGTGCAACCACGGCTGGCAGCGGCGCTCTCCGGAACCGTACGCGACCTGGTGGCGGGGGTACGCCATCTCGCGGCGCCCGCGCGCCGGGAGGCCGCCTGGGCGCTCGTCACGATGACGCTGATGCGGTTCTGCTACGGCGCCCTGCTGGTCATGCTGCTGATGCTCTGCCGGTACACCTTCTCCTCGACCACCGATGACGGACTCGCCCTGCTGGGACTGGCGTTGGGGGTCTCCGCCGCCGGCTTCTTCGCGGCCGCCGTGGTGACACCGTGGTTCGCGGGGCGGCTCGGCCCCGGCCACTGGATCGTCGTGTGCGCCGCGGCCGCAGCAGTCCTCGAGCCCTCGCTGGGGCTCCCGTTCGCCACCGCTCCCATGCTGGTTGCGACCTTCGTCCTGGGGCTCACCACGCAAGGTGCGAAGATCGCCACGGACACCATCGTCCAGTCCTCCGTGGAGGACGGCTTCCGCGGCCGGATCTTCTCCGTCTACGACGTGCTGTTCAACGTCGCCTTCGTCGGAGCCGCCGCTGTGGCCGCCCTCATGCTGCCGCCGGACGGCCGCTCAACGCCGCTGGTGGTCACAGTCGCCGTTATCTACGCGGCAGTTGCTATGACTATGTCCCGATTTGAGCGCCGATAA
- a CDS encoding transglycosylase domain-containing protein: protein MSEHRRKPPQPQGGGRAAARRGQSGSSSGRRAAPRGATGSPSDYGLGYGSGEEERPLGGRAEARRAAQRSVGGRRRAAEPGRGHRTGPGGPNGPGRGRGRAAPPGRKRLIDYPRAGKDGWRRWVPSWKFVSALAVMFFGSLVAVAGIGYAMVGVPDIQKTATAQNNVYYWSDGSQMVATGGETNRQIIDYAQIPAALRYAVISQENKTFETDSGIDPKGIARAVFNMARGGDTQGGSTITQQYVKNAMLNDQSQTISRKFKEIFVAIKVGATVPKDQIMAGYLNSAYYGRDDYGAQAAARGYFNKDAVDLNPGECAFLAAMLKGATYYDPAGATSIDPAATPQANQKRALTQMQDTLNKMVEYGHLSPAERAKYTTLPKVQNPRSNSALSGQTGYLVDLAKAYLINNKIITADDLQQGGYSIYTTFDKTKVNELKAAVQKVQKANIKPKERPKTDTHVQFGGASVDPATGAIKAIYGGEDATKHFTNNADATGAQMGSTMKPFVLAAAMTWGVRDKDLGPSQAQDERTIVSPKSLYSGKNKLKIKDYDGSIWKNEKQEEWLQTNDDNESYGSPPNYQIDLREAMRESVNSAFVQLGMDVGLDKVKEAAMNAGLKENSLTGTSFPSFSIGISDPSAIRMAGAYATFAASGEQRDPFSVQRVTSKDGEIFKHKDQTKQAFTKQVADNVTDVLKTVVEKGTGTSAQLPGRDVAGKTGTTDGNKSAWFVGYTPQLSTSITMFRMDDDETNKNRTFLEMYGTGGKEKIHGASFPAEIWHDYMEDALKDEPAEKFPTPEDIGVVVNDVPSPSATPSATETGDPTPSPTPSKTRGKPTPTATETCGSFSWQCTTGGTDTGGTTGGTDGGVTSDPTATESSGNSKGNGNGGLFGGSTG, encoded by the coding sequence ATGAGCGAGCACCGTCGCAAACCGCCGCAGCCGCAGGGAGGCGGACGTGCCGCGGCCAGACGTGGTCAGTCCGGCTCGTCCTCCGGCCGCCGTGCGGCCCCGCGAGGCGCCACCGGGTCTCCTTCCGACTACGGGTTGGGATACGGGTCGGGAGAAGAGGAGCGGCCGCTCGGCGGCCGCGCCGAGGCCCGGCGCGCGGCCCAGAGAAGCGTGGGTGGCCGCCGCAGAGCAGCCGAACCCGGCCGGGGTCACCGCACCGGTCCCGGCGGCCCGAACGGGCCCGGGCGAGGCAGAGGGCGCGCCGCACCACCCGGCAGGAAACGGTTGATCGACTATCCGCGCGCCGGCAAGGACGGCTGGCGGCGCTGGGTGCCGTCCTGGAAGTTCGTCTCCGCGCTGGCGGTCATGTTCTTCGGCAGCCTGGTGGCCGTCGCGGGCATCGGCTACGCCATGGTGGGCGTCCCGGACATCCAGAAGACCGCGACGGCGCAGAACAACGTCTACTACTGGTCCGACGGCAGCCAGATGGTTGCCACCGGTGGTGAGACGAACCGACAGATCATCGACTACGCGCAGATCCCCGCCGCGTTGCGGTACGCAGTCATCTCGCAGGAGAACAAGACCTTCGAGACCGACAGCGGCATCGACCCGAAGGGCATCGCCCGCGCCGTGTTCAACATGGCCAGGGGCGGCGACACGCAGGGTGGCTCCACCATCACCCAGCAGTACGTGAAGAACGCGATGCTGAACGACCAGTCGCAGACGATCTCCCGGAAGTTCAAGGAGATCTTCGTCGCGATAAAGGTGGGTGCCACGGTCCCCAAGGACCAGATCATGGCGGGCTATCTGAACTCCGCGTACTACGGGCGGGACGACTACGGGGCTCAGGCGGCCGCGCGCGGGTACTTCAACAAGGACGCCGTCGACCTGAACCCGGGTGAGTGCGCCTTCCTCGCGGCGATGCTCAAGGGCGCCACGTACTACGACCCGGCGGGCGCGACCTCCATCGACCCGGCCGCCACCCCGCAGGCCAACCAGAAGCGTGCCCTGACGCAGATGCAGGACACCCTGAACAAGATGGTCGAGTACGGCCACCTGAGCCCTGCCGAGCGGGCCAAGTACACCACGCTCCCCAAGGTGCAGAACCCGCGGTCGAACAGCGCGCTGAGCGGCCAGACCGGCTATCTCGTCGACCTTGCCAAGGCGTACCTGATCAACAACAAGATCATCACCGCCGACGACCTGCAGCAGGGCGGCTACTCGATCTACACGACCTTCGACAAGACCAAGGTCAACGAGCTCAAGGCCGCGGTCCAGAAGGTCCAGAAGGCCAACATCAAGCCCAAGGAACGTCCTAAGACGGACACCCACGTCCAGTTCGGCGGGGCCTCCGTGGACCCGGCGACGGGCGCCATCAAGGCCATCTACGGCGGTGAGGACGCGACCAAGCACTTCACCAACAATGCCGACGCGACTGGCGCGCAGATGGGTTCGACCATGAAGCCCTTCGTGCTCGCGGCCGCGATGACCTGGGGTGTGCGCGACAAGGATCTGGGCCCGTCGCAGGCGCAGGACGAGCGCACCATCGTCTCCCCGAAGAGCCTGTACAGCGGTAAGAACAAGCTCAAGATCAAGGACTACGACGGGTCGATCTGGAAGAACGAGAAGCAGGAGGAGTGGCTGCAGACCAACGACGACAACGAGTCGTACGGCTCTCCCCCGAACTACCAGATCGACCTCCGTGAGGCGATGAGGGAGTCGGTGAACTCCGCCTTCGTGCAGCTCGGCATGGACGTCGGTCTGGACAAGGTCAAGGAGGCCGCCATGAACGCAGGCCTCAAGGAGAACAGCCTGACGGGCACCAGCTTCCCGTCCTTCTCCATCGGTATCTCGGACCCCAGCGCGATCCGTATGGCGGGGGCCTACGCCACTTTCGCGGCCAGTGGGGAGCAGCGTGACCCGTTCTCCGTCCAGAGGGTCACGAGCAAGGACGGCGAGATCTTCAAGCACAAGGACCAGACGAAGCAGGCGTTCACCAAGCAGGTCGCCGACAACGTCACGGACGTCCTGAAGACCGTGGTCGAGAAGGGCACGGGTACCAGCGCCCAGCTGCCCGGGCGTGACGTGGCCGGCAAGACGGGTACCACCGACGGCAACAAGTCGGCCTGGTTCGTGGGCTACACACCGCAGCTGTCGACGTCGATCACCATGTTCCGGATGGACGACGACGAGACCAACAAGAACCGCACGTTCCTCGAGATGTACGGAACGGGCGGCAAGGAGAAGATCCATGGTGCGTCGTTCCCGGCCGAGATCTGGCACGACTACATGGAGGACGCACTCAAGGATGAGCCGGCGGAGAAGTTCCCGACCCCTGAGGACATCGGTGTGGTCGTGAACGACGTCCCGTCCCCGAGTGCCACTCCCTCGGCCACCGAGACCGGTGACCCGACGCCGAGCCCGACGCCCAGCAAGACGCGGGGCAAGCCCACGCCGACGGCGACCGAGACCTGCGGCAGTTTCAGCTGGCAGTGCACCACCGGAGGAACGGACACGGGCGGTACCACCGGCGGCACGGACGGTGGTGTGACGTCCGATCCGACCGCCACGGAGTCGAGCGGCAACAGCAAAGGCAACGGCAATGGAGGCCTCTTCGGAGGTTCGACCGGTTAG
- a CDS encoding alanine racemase — MALTLYVDTARWRAHHKHVQEQFPGLVPVCKGNGYGFGHERLAEEATRLGSDILAVGTTYEAARIKDFFSGDLLVLTPYRRGEEPVPLPDRVVRSVSSVDGVYGLVGARVVVEVMSSMRRHGISEQDLPLLHSAIENVRLEGFAIHLPLDRTDGSDAVEEVIGWMDRLRAARLPLHTMFVSHLKAEELARLQQQFPQTRFRARIGTRLWLGDHEATEYRGAVLDVTRVAKGDRFGYRQQKAASDGFLVVVAGGTSHGVGLEAPKALHGVMPRAKGVARAGLATVNRNLSPFVWGGKQRWFAEPPHMQVSILFVPADAPEPKVGEELVAHLRHTTTQFDRLVDR; from the coding sequence ATGGCGCTCACGCTCTACGTCGACACCGCGCGCTGGCGGGCGCACCACAAGCACGTGCAGGAGCAGTTCCCGGGGCTGGTCCCGGTCTGCAAGGGCAACGGCTACGGCTTCGGACACGAGCGCCTGGCGGAGGAGGCGACGCGGCTCGGCTCGGACATCCTCGCCGTCGGCACCACCTACGAGGCCGCGCGCATCAAGGACTTCTTCAGCGGCGACCTGCTGGTACTGACGCCATACCGGCGCGGCGAGGAGCCCGTGCCGCTGCCGGACCGGGTCGTCCGCTCGGTCTCGTCGGTCGACGGGGTGTACGGCCTCGTGGGTGCCCGCGTGGTCGTCGAGGTGATGTCCTCGATGAGGCGGCACGGCATCAGCGAGCAGGACCTGCCGCTGCTGCACTCCGCCATAGAGAACGTCCGTCTCGAGGGCTTCGCGATCCATCTGCCGCTCGACCGTACCGACGGCTCGGACGCCGTCGAGGAGGTCATCGGCTGGATGGACCGGCTGCGGGCCGCCCGGCTGCCGCTGCACACGATGTTCGTCAGCCACCTCAAGGCGGAGGAACTCGCGCGGCTTCAGCAGCAGTTCCCGCAAACCCGGTTCCGCGCCCGCATCGGCACCCGGCTGTGGCTGGGGGACCACGAGGCCACCGAGTACCGCGGTGCGGTCCTGGACGTCACGCGCGTGGCCAAGGGCGACCGCTTCGGCTACCGCCAGCAGAAGGCGGCTTCCGACGGCTTCCTGGTGGTCGTGGCGGGCGGTACGTCGCACGGGGTGGGTCTGGAGGCCCCCAAGGCGCTGCACGGCGTCATGCCGCGTGCCAAGGGCGTCGCCCGCGCCGGGCTCGCCACGGTGAACCGGAACCTTTCTCCGTTCGTCTGGGGCGGCAAGCAGCGCTGGTTCGCCGAGCCGCCGCACATGCAGGTGTCCATCCTTTTCGTGCCCGCGGACGCCCCGGAGCCGAAGGTGGGTGAGGAACTGGTGGCCCATCTGCGGCACACCACCACGCAGTTCGACCGGCTCGTGGACCGCTGA
- the femX gene encoding peptidoglycan bridge formation glycyltransferase FemX, translating to MSLTLRTISREQHLAYIQSLPSASHMQVPAWADVKAEWRSESLGWFDGRTGELVGAGLVLYRQLPKIKRYLAYLPEGPVINWYAPNLTEWLEPMLAHLKQQGAFSVKMGPPVIIRRWEAASIKQGIQNPDVKRLRDIEADFIEPRAFEVADKLRRMGWQQGEDGGAGFGDVQPRYVFQVPLANRSLEEVHKNFNQLWRRNIKKAEKAGVEVVQGGYHDLEEWQRLYEITAVRDHFRPRPLSYFQRMWTALNTEDPNRMRLYFARHNGVNLSAATMLIVGGHVWYSYGASDNIGREFRPSNAMQWRMLRDAYALGATVYDLRGISDSLDETDHLFGLIQFKVGTGGQAAEYLGEWDFPLNKLLHKALDIYMSRR from the coding sequence ATGAGCCTGACCCTGAGGACCATCAGCCGCGAGCAGCATCTGGCCTACATCCAGAGCCTGCCGTCGGCGAGTCACATGCAGGTTCCGGCCTGGGCGGACGTCAAGGCGGAGTGGCGCTCGGAGAGCCTCGGTTGGTTCGACGGCAGGACCGGTGAACTGGTCGGTGCGGGCCTCGTCCTCTACCGGCAGCTCCCCAAGATCAAGCGCTACCTCGCCTATCTGCCCGAGGGCCCGGTCATCAACTGGTACGCGCCAAATCTGACCGAGTGGCTGGAACCGATGCTCGCGCACCTCAAGCAGCAGGGCGCCTTCTCCGTGAAGATGGGCCCGCCGGTCATCATCCGGCGCTGGGAGGCCGCCTCCATCAAGCAGGGCATCCAGAACCCGGATGTGAAGCGCCTGCGCGACATCGAGGCCGACTTCATCGAGCCGCGCGCCTTCGAGGTGGCCGACAAGCTGCGCCGCATGGGCTGGCAGCAGGGGGAGGACGGCGGGGCCGGCTTCGGTGATGTGCAGCCCCGTTATGTGTTCCAGGTGCCGCTGGCGAACCGCTCCCTCGAAGAGGTCCACAAGAACTTCAACCAGCTGTGGCGCCGCAACATCAAGAAGGCCGAGAAGGCCGGCGTCGAGGTCGTCCAGGGCGGCTACCACGATCTCGAGGAGTGGCAGCGGCTGTACGAGATCACGGCCGTGCGCGACCACTTCCGGCCCCGCCCGCTGTCGTACTTCCAGCGCATGTGGACGGCCCTCAACACCGAGGACCCCAACCGCATGCGGCTGTATTTCGCCCGCCACAACGGCGTGAACCTGTCGGCGGCGACGATGCTGATCGTCGGTGGGCACGTCTGGTACTCCTACGGTGCCTCGGACAACATCGGCCGGGAGTTCCGCCCGTCGAACGCGATGCAGTGGCGGATGCTGCGGGACGCCTACGCGCTCGGGGCCACCGTCTACGACCTGCGGGGCATCTCCGACTCGCTGGACGAGACCGACCACCTCTTCGGCCTGATCCAGTTCAAGGTCGGCACGGGCGGACAGGCCGCCGAATACCTCGGCGAGTGGGACTTCCCGCTGAACAAGCTGCTCCACAAGGCGCTCGACATCTACATGTCGCGCCGCTGA
- a CDS encoding glycosyltransferase family 87 protein, with protein sequence MPSAESTQASVHQPEPVRPTKDDSVAAVGSELIGGPIGRRALLGTSWWTPVRVVALVAIGVFALGLVQKAPCYNGAWFFGASSQYTHACYSDIPHLYSGRGFADGLVPYFDKLPGDMQYLEYPVLTGVFMEVASWLTPNSGSIQHQEQWYWMVNAGMLMLCAAVIAICVSRTHARRPWDGLLVALAPAFALTATINWDLLAVALTAAAMLMWSRGRSLAFGVLLGLATAAKLYPVFLLGPLFLLCWRAGKWRDFGKALGGAAVAWLVVNLPVMFFAFDGWSKFYTFSQERGVDFGSFWLIMAQNSTDPLSTDTVNTLATVLMLLCCAGIAALTFTAPRRPRFAQLAFLIIAAFIVTNKVYSPQYVLWLVPLAVLARPKWRDFLIWQACEVAYFLGIWMYLAYTTSGDAHKGLPTDGYHWAIGVHLLGTLYLCAVVVRDIFMPERDVVRLAGDDDPSGGVLDGAEDVFVFGPAAHPARHAAHFDGPQVEWGSKGGTAPSADSSL encoded by the coding sequence ATGCCCAGTGCAGAATCGACGCAAGCGAGCGTGCACCAGCCGGAACCGGTGCGGCCGACGAAGGACGACAGCGTCGCCGCTGTCGGCAGTGAACTGATCGGCGGCCCCATCGGGCGGCGCGCCCTGCTCGGGACGTCCTGGTGGACCCCGGTACGGGTCGTCGCGCTTGTGGCGATCGGCGTCTTCGCCCTCGGCCTGGTCCAGAAGGCGCCTTGCTACAACGGAGCCTGGTTCTTCGGCGCCAGTTCTCAGTACACCCACGCGTGCTACTCGGACATCCCGCATCTGTATTCGGGGCGCGGTTTCGCCGATGGCCTGGTGCCGTACTTCGACAAGCTGCCGGGCGACATGCAGTACCTCGAGTACCCGGTGCTGACCGGTGTGTTCATGGAGGTGGCCTCCTGGCTGACACCCAACAGCGGCAGCATCCAGCACCAGGAGCAGTGGTACTGGATGGTCAACGCCGGGATGCTGATGCTGTGCGCGGCTGTCATCGCCATCTGCGTGTCCCGCACCCACGCCCGGCGTCCCTGGGACGGGCTGCTGGTCGCCCTGGCGCCCGCCTTCGCGCTGACCGCCACCATCAACTGGGACCTGCTGGCGGTCGCTCTGACGGCCGCCGCGATGCTGATGTGGTCGCGTGGCCGCTCACTGGCGTTCGGTGTCCTGCTCGGGCTCGCCACGGCCGCCAAGCTCTATCCCGTCTTCCTGCTCGGGCCGCTGTTCCTGCTGTGCTGGCGAGCGGGCAAATGGCGGGACTTCGGCAAGGCCCTGGGCGGTGCGGCCGTCGCCTGGCTCGTGGTGAACCTGCCCGTGATGTTCTTCGCCTTCGACGGCTGGTCGAAGTTCTACACGTTCAGTCAGGAGCGGGGCGTCGACTTCGGGTCCTTCTGGCTGATCATGGCCCAGAACTCCACCGACCCGCTCAGCACCGACACGGTCAACACACTGGCCACGGTCCTCATGCTGCTGTGCTGCGCGGGCATCGCGGCGCTGACCTTCACGGCTCCCCGCAGGCCGCGCTTCGCCCAACTCGCCTTCCTGATCATCGCCGCGTTCATAGTCACCAACAAGGTCTACTCGCCGCAGTACGTCCTGTGGCTGGTGCCGCTCGCCGTGCTGGCCCGTCCGAAATGGCGGGACTTCCTGATCTGGCAGGCGTGCGAGGTGGCGTACTTCCTCGGCATCTGGATGTACCTCGCGTACACGACCAGCGGAGACGCCCACAAGGGCCTGCCGACCGACGGCTACCACTGGGCGATCGGCGTGCACTTGCTGGGCACGCTCTACCTGTGCGCCGTCGTCGTACGGGACATCTTCATGCCGGAGCGCGACGTCGTGCGCCTGGCCGGCGACGACGACCCTTCGGGTGGGGTGCTCGACGGGGCGGAGGACGTGTTCGTGTTCGGACCCGCGGCCCATCCGGCGCGGCACGCGGCCCACTTCGACGGACCACAGGTGGAGTGGGGAAGCAAGGGAGGAACAGCGCCTTCCGCGGACAGTTCGCTCTGA